In a genomic window of Temperatibacter marinus:
- the rsmG gene encoding 16S rRNA (guanine(527)-N(7))-methyltransferase RsmG produces MSIDIIKAHLDVSRETCDSLEKYAALLQKWQPAKNLIANSTLPDLWERHFLDSAQLYPLIRKIHGERELTYLDIGSGAGFPGLVLSAMGLGQAHMVESNHKKAIFMGQVARSNKLQAKVHNERIEDLDVFPVDLITSRACATIEKLLDWTRPFIGEATEMWLLKGAIADDELTLAKKSWTMEIERFESLTDSSGVILRLYNIKNI; encoded by the coding sequence ATGTCTATAGATATCATAAAAGCACATTTAGATGTTTCACGTGAAACATGTGACAGTCTTGAGAAATATGCAGCGTTACTTCAAAAGTGGCAGCCAGCAAAAAACCTCATTGCAAACTCAACGCTACCAGACCTTTGGGAAAGGCACTTTTTAGACAGTGCACAACTCTACCCTCTTATTCGAAAAATACATGGAGAGAGAGAACTTACCTACCTAGATATTGGATCCGGCGCGGGGTTTCCTGGACTGGTCCTTTCTGCAATGGGGTTGGGGCAAGCCCACATGGTCGAATCGAATCATAAAAAGGCAATTTTTATGGGCCAAGTTGCCAGATCTAACAAATTACAGGCGAAAGTTCACAATGAAAGAATAGAAGATCTCGATGTTTTTCCTGTTGACCTCATAACAAGCAGGGCTTGTGCAACTATAGAGAAACTCTTAGATTGGACGAGGCCGTTCATAGGAGAGGCTACTGAGATGTGGCTTTTAAAGGGCGCAATCGCAGATGATGAATTGACCTTAGCAAAAAAGTCATGGACTATGGAAATTGAAAGATTTGAAAGCCTAACAGATTCAAGTGGGGTGATCTTAAGGTTATACAATATTAAAAACATCTAA
- a CDS encoding ParA family protein has protein sequence MSTNHIIAVANQKGGVGKTTTAINLATAMAAVGKSVLVIDLDPQGNASTGFGIDRASREITSYDVVLGVAAMADAIVETSVKGLFLVPSTVDLSAADLELAEMPQRNYRLKQAIEKVVSEQHFDFIFIDCPPSLSLLTLNALVAASGVLVPLQTEFFALEGLSLLLNTIQQVQGALNPDLEINGVVLTMYDRRSNLSAQVEEDVRDYLGDRVYTTVIPRNIRVTEAPSHGVPVLMYDHSCPGSRAYIQLATEMLKRTGTSIAA, from the coding sequence ATGTCTACAAATCATATAATTGCTGTTGCTAATCAAAAAGGCGGGGTGGGTAAAACCACCACTGCGATAAACCTTGCTACAGCGATGGCAGCTGTTGGTAAATCTGTGCTTGTGATAGATCTAGATCCTCAAGGAAATGCCAGCACAGGGTTTGGAATTGACCGGGCTAGCCGAGAAATAACATCCTATGACGTTGTTTTGGGTGTCGCAGCTATGGCTGATGCCATCGTAGAAACATCAGTTAAAGGGCTATTCCTTGTGCCCTCAACAGTTGATTTGTCAGCAGCAGACCTCGAATTGGCTGAAATGCCGCAGCGGAACTATAGACTAAAACAGGCTATTGAAAAAGTTGTCTCAGAGCAACATTTTGATTTTATCTTCATAGACTGTCCGCCGTCTTTGTCCCTGCTCACACTGAATGCTCTTGTTGCGGCATCAGGGGTGCTTGTTCCTTTACAAACTGAATTTTTTGCACTTGAGGGTCTAAGTCTTTTATTGAATACAATTCAGCAAGTTCAGGGCGCACTAAATCCAGATCTCGAGATCAATGGTGTTGTCTTAACAATGTATGATAGACGGAGCAACTTATCCGCTCAAGTAGAGGAAGATGTAAGAGATTACCTTGGTGATAGAGTTTATACGACGGTTATTCCAAGAAATATTCGGGTAACAGAGGCACCCAGCCACGGTGTGCCGGTTCTCATGTATGATCATAGCTGCCCAGGAAGCCGCGCCTATATTCAATTGGCAACAGAAATGTTAAAACGAACAGGCACTTCTATTGCCGCATAG
- a CDS encoding ParB/RepB/Spo0J family partition protein: MAGIKKKGLGKGLSALIGDAAPVVQTASDAVPATELAAGEKAEGRRRLPIEYLVRNQKQPRLMFDEAAIEELSASIKTKGLLQPILVRELAKDKFEIVAGERRWRAAQKAGVYEVPVVIRDLDDGEVLEIGLIENIQRRDLTPVEEAIGYRRLMNEFGHTQEVVSKLVSKSRSHVANLLRLLTLPDSVQEMVNEGQLSMGHARALIGAADPAVLARRVLAEGLSVRQTEELAKEVKGKGKREPRPGGTSGKSKDADTLALEKDLSETVGMKVTIDHKGEAGKLSIDYLTLEQLDDICARLGVSLM, from the coding sequence ATGGCAGGTATCAAGAAAAAAGGATTAGGAAAAGGTCTGTCCGCATTGATCGGTGATGCAGCGCCTGTTGTTCAAACAGCGTCTGATGCGGTTCCCGCTACAGAACTTGCAGCAGGAGAAAAGGCAGAGGGTAGACGGCGTCTTCCTATAGAATATCTTGTCCGCAATCAAAAACAACCACGCTTAATGTTTGATGAAGCAGCCATTGAAGAATTATCCGCTTCAATCAAAACCAAAGGCCTCTTGCAACCTATTTTAGTGAGGGAGTTGGCTAAGGATAAATTTGAGATCGTTGCCGGGGAGCGCCGATGGCGTGCCGCTCAAAAGGCAGGTGTCTATGAAGTTCCTGTTGTTATTCGAGACTTGGATGATGGGGAAGTTCTTGAAATCGGGTTGATTGAAAATATTCAGCGTCGTGATTTAACACCAGTAGAAGAAGCAATTGGCTACCGCCGTCTGATGAATGAATTTGGCCATACACAAGAAGTCGTTTCAAAGCTTGTCTCTAAAAGCCGTTCTCATGTGGCAAACCTTCTTCGTTTATTAACATTACCGGATAGCGTTCAAGAGATGGTTAATGAAGGTCAACTTTCTATGGGTCATGCACGCGCTCTTATCGGAGCAGCTGATCCGGCTGTTCTTGCGCGCCGTGTTTTGGCCGAAGGGCTTTCCGTTAGACAGACAGAAGAACTTGCGAAAGAAGTTAAAGGCAAAGGCAAACGGGAACCTCGGCCTGGCGGCACGTCTGGAAAGTCAAAAGACGCTGACACCTTAGCTCTTGAAAAAGATTTATCAGAGACTGTTGGAATGAAAGTTACGATTGATCATAAAGGCGAAGCGGGCAAACTTTCTATCGACTACTTAACCTTAGAGCAGTTAGATGATATTTGTGCGCGCTTAGGCGTTAGTTTGATGTAA
- a CDS encoding CarD family transcriptional regulator — MASKSEKNSYNVGDYVVYPKHGVGHIIDIEKEEIAGISLELYVIRFEKERMTLRVPMNKVRSSGMRRLSNESKLQEAFTTLKGRARIKRTMWSRRAQEYEAKINSGDLISIAEVVRDLHRKEDQPEQSYSERQIYESALGRLARELAAVEDIDEEAAISKLEQELSAA, encoded by the coding sequence ATGGCGTCTAAGTCTGAAAAAAATTCATATAATGTTGGCGATTATGTTGTGTACCCTAAGCATGGGGTAGGACATATTATCGATATTGAAAAAGAAGAAATTGCCGGCATTTCATTAGAGCTTTATGTTATCCGTTTTGAAAAAGAACGCATGACCCTAAGGGTTCCAATGAATAAAGTTCGCTCAAGTGGCATGCGTCGCCTTTCTAACGAGAGTAAACTTCAAGAAGCTTTCACAACACTTAAAGGCCGCGCACGGATTAAGCGGACAATGTGGTCACGCCGTGCTCAAGAATATGAAGCCAAAATCAATAGTGGTGACCTTATTTCAATTGCTGAAGTTGTCAGAGATCTCCATCGTAAAGAAGATCAGCCAGAGCAATCATATTCTGAGCGTCAAATTTATGAAAGTGCTCTTGGTCGTTTGGCGCGGGAATTAGCTGCAGTAGAAGATATCGATGAAGAAGCGGCTATTTCAAAGCTTGAGCAAGAACTCAGCGCTGCATAG
- the fdxA gene encoding ferredoxin FdxA: MTYVVTEACINCKYTDCVEVCPVDCFYEGENMLVINPNECIDCGVCEPECPAEAILPDTEDGLDEWLEINTKFSESWPNITVQKDPMPDAEDWDGKDDKKELLSENPGDGD; this comes from the coding sequence ATGACCTATGTGGTTACAGAAGCCTGCATTAACTGTAAATATACAGATTGCGTAGAAGTTTGCCCTGTTGATTGTTTTTATGAAGGCGAAAACATGCTGGTCATTAACCCCAATGAATGTATTGATTGTGGTGTCTGTGAACCAGAGTGTCCCGCCGAAGCTATTCTGCCAGATACAGAGGATGGCCTTGATGAATGGCTAGAAATCAATACAAAATTCTCCGAATCATGGCCAAATATCACAGTTCAAAAGGATCCAATGCCAGATGCCGAGGACTGGGATGGAAAAGATGATAAAAAAGAGCTGTTGAGCGAAAACCCTGGGGATGGTGATTAA
- a CDS encoding RNA-binding S4 domain-containing protein, protein MTEAGMKERVDIWLWHARFFKTRSIATKLVKAKKVRVNGTVISKPSSSISVGDVLTFVKEGDVRIIEIKALSTHRGPYSEAKELYEDLSPDPVPKHANKDRRYNPAREQGMGRPTKKDRRAYEKLTESQE, encoded by the coding sequence GTGACAGAAGCGGGCATGAAAGAGCGAGTGGATATCTGGCTTTGGCATGCCCGTTTTTTTAAAACTCGGTCCATAGCGACCAAACTTGTTAAAGCTAAAAAAGTCCGCGTGAACGGTACTGTGATTAGCAAACCAAGCAGCTCTATCAGTGTGGGTGATGTCTTAACCTTCGTTAAGGAGGGGGATGTTCGAATTATAGAAATCAAAGCTCTCTCGACACACCGAGGTCCCTACAGCGAAGCAAAAGAACTTTATGAAGACCTATCTCCAGACCCCGTTCCTAAACACGCCAATAAAGATAGACGATATAACCCTGCACGCGAACAAGGAATGGGCCGGCCCACGAAAAAAGACCGTCGGGCTTATGAGAAACTGACAGAGAGCCAAGAATAA
- a CDS encoding helicase-related protein has translation MSAIKAVLGPTNTGKTHYAIERMLAHQSGVMGFPLRLLAREVYDRVVAAKGKNQVALITGEERIIPDGARYTLATVEAMPRHSGAHFVAIDEIQMCEDKQRGHVFTEHLLHSRGSQETLFLGSDTMERMIRRLVPTIEILRRDRFSILSYCKPLKVSKLPRRTALVGFSSDDVYAFAEILRRQKGGAAIVMGALSPRTRNAQVELYQNGEVDYLVATDAIGMGLNMEIDTIVFSGLTKFDGERVRQLRPAELGQIAGRAGRYRTNGKFTTLAGQGDGNQLDLDIVSKIEDHKFDPVKALQWRSSKLDFASPLRLIKSLEQKPMTEGLYLTRDSVDVKALKALSQNDDIAKKASHSGAVQTLWSVCQIPDFRKISDADHYSLLSRIYCDLMGTKGVIDEDFMARSVKRLDNKGGDIDTLAQRLASIRVWTYISHRKNWLKDAEHWAHVTRSVEDSLSDALHERLTQRFVDRRTAVLLKSLRQKGILKVDINNETNKVSVDGLEIGELKGFTFVTEGGPARDDHAKLMEEAKKALASEMTRRVKLFGNVGVKTLEFNFDNGLHAPRLVWEGSPLATVTDSSAMFAPRVKMLEGTLLEGENSTTVQELIQKWLDERIAEKMENLVKLGQELNGEIEAPEGTEPLSGITRGIAYQVFENFGVLPRSAVGAELRQLDQEARKGLRRFGIRIGTNSLYIPLILKPHATEMRLMMWAQKNGHDSLPTLPTPGMVWVDVEKSAPRAFYELAGFIVTGTKAIRMDMFERLADAVRPLGMKPEDIDAADFDGFFEVSPEIMGLVGLSGSDFAEVMTAIGYSHEVRQLDPVKIEKEGDATETNAEATPTEVSDETAIVNTPTEEAEKPVDVAASDTIEPDPTPAETNSEQNEATEEEKVERFFFKWAPKRFSAKPRGGKPTGKKPFKGKKPGQKGGKQQSRPSHPKKKEKVADPDSPFAALASLKDALKK, from the coding sequence ATGTCTGCGATTAAGGCCGTTCTTGGCCCAACAAATACTGGCAAAACCCATTATGCTATCGAGCGCATGCTCGCACACCAATCTGGAGTTATGGGTTTTCCTCTCCGTCTCCTTGCCAGGGAAGTCTACGACCGTGTTGTTGCCGCCAAAGGCAAAAACCAAGTCGCCCTTATCACCGGGGAAGAGCGTATCATACCGGACGGCGCGCGCTATACTTTAGCGACTGTAGAAGCGATGCCGCGTCATTCAGGGGCTCATTTTGTAGCAATCGATGAAATTCAAATGTGTGAGGACAAACAGCGCGGACATGTTTTTACGGAACACCTTCTTCATTCTAGAGGATCACAAGAAACTCTCTTTCTAGGATCAGATACCATGGAGCGGATGATCCGTCGATTGGTTCCTACTATTGAAATTCTGCGCCGCGATCGTTTTTCTATTCTTTCATATTGCAAACCTTTGAAGGTTTCAAAACTACCGAGACGGACCGCTCTTGTTGGTTTCTCCTCGGATGATGTATATGCTTTCGCCGAAATTTTACGTCGCCAAAAAGGAGGGGCTGCCATTGTCATGGGTGCCCTTAGCCCTAGAACCCGCAATGCTCAGGTTGAGCTTTACCAAAATGGTGAAGTTGATTATTTAGTGGCAACCGATGCTATTGGCATGGGGCTAAACATGGAAATTGATACTATTGTTTTTTCTGGCCTCACAAAATTTGACGGCGAACGCGTTAGACAACTCCGCCCTGCTGAACTGGGTCAAATTGCAGGCCGTGCTGGCCGCTATCGAACAAATGGGAAATTCACGACACTTGCTGGCCAAGGCGATGGTAATCAATTGGATTTGGATATTGTCAGTAAAATTGAAGACCATAAGTTTGATCCTGTGAAAGCACTTCAATGGCGGTCCAGCAAATTAGATTTTGCATCCCCTCTTCGGCTAATAAAATCTCTTGAGCAAAAACCTATGACAGAGGGTCTTTATCTAACTCGTGATAGTGTTGATGTGAAGGCCCTTAAGGCCCTTTCTCAAAATGACGATATCGCAAAAAAAGCGTCTCATAGTGGGGCCGTTCAAACTCTCTGGTCTGTTTGTCAAATTCCTGACTTTAGAAAAATCTCTGATGCAGACCATTACAGCCTTCTATCCCGCATATACTGTGACCTTATGGGCACAAAAGGCGTAATTGATGAAGACTTTATGGCAAGAAGTGTAAAGCGACTTGACAATAAGGGCGGGGATATAGATACCTTGGCCCAGCGATTGGCGTCTATCCGTGTATGGACTTATATATCGCATAGAAAAAACTGGCTTAAAGATGCTGAGCATTGGGCCCATGTAACCCGCAGTGTTGAAGATTCACTATCTGACGCATTGCATGAAAGATTAACGCAGCGGTTTGTAGACCGACGAACAGCGGTACTGTTAAAGTCGCTGCGTCAAAAAGGCATATTAAAAGTGGATATCAATAACGAAACAAACAAGGTGAGTGTTGACGGCCTTGAAATTGGCGAACTTAAGGGATTTACCTTTGTTACAGAAGGCGGCCCTGCTCGCGATGACCATGCTAAACTCATGGAAGAAGCAAAGAAAGCTCTCGCTTCAGAAATGACCCGTCGTGTTAAACTCTTTGGTAATGTTGGGGTCAAAACCCTTGAATTTAATTTTGACAATGGTTTGCATGCCCCCCGGCTTGTATGGGAAGGCTCGCCCCTTGCCACAGTAACAGATTCCAGTGCGATGTTTGCGCCCCGCGTAAAAATGCTTGAAGGCACCCTTTTAGAAGGGGAAAATAGCACCACTGTTCAAGAGTTGATTCAAAAATGGCTTGATGAGCGCATTGCTGAGAAAATGGAAAATCTTGTTAAACTTGGCCAAGAGCTAAACGGCGAGATTGAAGCCCCAGAAGGGACAGAACCTCTCTCAGGCATAACACGTGGTATAGCCTACCAAGTCTTTGAAAACTTTGGTGTCCTCCCAAGGTCTGCCGTTGGTGCAGAACTGCGTCAACTGGATCAAGAAGCTCGTAAAGGCTTACGACGGTTTGGTATTCGGATCGGAACAAACAGTCTTTACATTCCTTTAATTCTTAAGCCCCATGCCACAGAAATGCGGTTGATGATGTGGGCACAAAAGAATGGTCATGACAGTCTTCCGACGCTCCCAACTCCTGGTATGGTCTGGGTAGATGTTGAAAAATCAGCTCCTCGTGCCTTTTACGAACTTGCTGGGTTTATCGTGACTGGCACAAAAGCCATTCGTATGGATATGTTTGAGCGTCTTGCGGATGCCGTTCGCCCTCTAGGAATGAAGCCGGAAGATATTGATGCTGCTGACTTTGATGGTTTCTTTGAAGTATCTCCAGAAATTATGGGACTCGTTGGTCTTTCCGGAAGTGACTTTGCTGAAGTCATGACTGCCATTGGCTACAGCCATGAAGTGAGACAACTTGACCCAGTAAAAATCGAAAAAGAAGGCGACGCTACAGAAACCAATGCTGAAGCAACACCGACCGAAGTTTCTGACGAAACAGCGATTGTAAACACCCCTACTGAAGAAGCTGAAAAGCCTGTTGATGTCGCGGCTTCTGATACAATTGAGCCAGACCCGACCCCAGCTGAAACAAACTCTGAACAGAATGAAGCGACAGAAGAAGAAAAAGTAGAGCGCTTCTTCTTTAAGTGGGCGCCAAAACGTTTCTCTGCGAAACCGCGTGGTGGTAAGCCAACAGGTAAAAAGCCATTCAAAGGCAAAAAGCCCGGACAAAAAGGCGGAAAACAACAGTCTCGACCTTCTCATCCTAAAAAGAAGGAAAAAGTTGCTGATCCTGATAGCCCTTTTGCTGCCCTAGCCAGCCTGAAAGATGCCTTGAAGAAATAA
- the rpmB gene encoding 50S ribosomal protein L28, with protein MARVCELTGKAVMTGNNVSHAHNKTRRRFLPNLKKATLMSEVLGRSFSFRLSTHALRSVEHNDGLDNFLLKQRNENLSAAALKVKKQVKKAKDAAAE; from the coding sequence ATGGCTCGCGTATGTGAACTAACCGGCAAAGCCGTAATGACAGGTAACAACGTTTCTCACGCTCATAATAAGACACGTCGTCGTTTCCTACCAAACCTAAAAAAAGCTACCTTGATGTCAGAAGTACTCGGTCGCTCATTCTCTTTCAGACTGTCAACTCACGCTCTTCGTTCTGTTGAGCATAATGACGGCCTTGATAACTTCCTTTTGAAGCAGCGCAATGAAAACCTTTCTGCTGCAGCTCTTAAAGTGAAGAAACAAGTTAAGAAAGCAAAAGACGCAGCTGCTGAATAG
- a CDS encoding MATE family efflux transporter, which produces MGTSKKTTETPLRAADKRQDSDHKKIWSIAWPSIIAGSSAPLVGLVDTWAIGHLPEAKHLAAIAFASTIFTYIFWAFGFLRMGTTGLIAQSIGKYRNPENQKAALARVMIRALFFAFFIGGILLIFQAIFFQTAASLLSPPTPVIDASKPYYDIRIWSSIATLSIYGINGYLIGTAQAKMSLGLTLSLNILNGALNFLFVVGLNLGVAGVALGTLIAEWIVVLLGLVILVKQLGSRTLLFAVTNKLTWHRDKLLRFININSALFIRTLLLITALAMVTREAAVYGAETMAAAQVLMVYMLLISLGLDGFAYAAEALAGAAYGAKDKRQFKAFVIKGFIWSAGASVLYTVLFGTFSPIITALLTDIPNVRLEVSKAYLPLTFLPMIAFSCYQFDGVFIGATASKAMMGTMLIAFIPYIFSLSYLAEMYGIAGIWWALTLFMGLRGGAQLVWYPFILRRMEKEPTKRASQ; this is translated from the coding sequence ATGGGGACATCAAAAAAAACGACCGAGACACCGTTAAGGGCGGCAGACAAAAGACAGGACAGTGACCACAAGAAAATATGGTCCATTGCTTGGCCGTCGATTATTGCAGGATCTAGTGCACCCCTTGTTGGTCTAGTTGATACATGGGCGATAGGCCACCTTCCGGAGGCAAAACATCTCGCAGCCATTGCCTTTGCTTCAACAATTTTTACTTATATATTTTGGGCTTTTGGTTTTCTTCGTATGGGTACAACAGGCTTGATTGCTCAAAGTATAGGAAAATATAGAAACCCGGAAAATCAGAAAGCGGCTTTAGCGCGAGTCATGATACGAGCCCTTTTCTTTGCTTTTTTTATTGGCGGCATCTTATTGATTTTTCAAGCTATCTTTTTTCAGACAGCCGCATCTCTTTTAAGCCCACCAACCCCTGTAATTGATGCATCAAAGCCATATTATGATATTCGAATATGGTCTTCTATTGCAACTTTGTCCATTTATGGAATAAATGGTTATCTCATTGGCACGGCTCAAGCGAAGATGAGTTTAGGCCTTACATTGAGCCTAAACATACTTAACGGCGCTCTTAATTTTCTCTTTGTTGTTGGGTTAAACCTCGGTGTGGCAGGTGTCGCTCTAGGCACCCTTATTGCGGAGTGGATTGTTGTCCTTCTCGGATTGGTTATCCTAGTAAAGCAACTGGGAAGTAGAACCCTGCTCTTTGCTGTTACAAACAAATTAACTTGGCACAGAGACAAACTTCTTCGTTTTATTAACATCAATAGCGCTCTTTTTATTCGAACCCTACTCTTGATAACGGCTCTTGCGATGGTAACCCGCGAAGCCGCAGTCTATGGTGCTGAAACCATGGCTGCTGCCCAAGTATTGATGGTCTATATGCTCTTAATTTCCCTGGGCCTTGATGGATTCGCCTATGCCGCAGAAGCGCTTGCAGGGGCTGCTTACGGCGCGAAAGATAAAAGACAATTTAAAGCTTTCGTCATAAAGGGTTTTATCTGGTCAGCAGGGGCTTCGGTACTTTATACGGTTTTGTTTGGCACCTTTTCACCCATCATTACTGCACTGTTAACAGACATTCCTAATGTAAGGCTTGAAGTGAGTAAGGCTTATCTGCCCCTAACCTTTTTACCTATGATTGCCTTTTCTTGCTATCAATTTGATGGTGTCTTTATCGGCGCTACAGCCAGCAAGGCAATGATGGGAACTATGCTTATAGCTTTTATCCCTTATATCTTTAGCCTCTCCTATCTAGCAGAGATGTATGGCATTGCTGGTATTTGGTGGGCGTTAACGCTCTTTATGGGTCTGAGAGGTGGGGCTCAGCTTGTTTGGTATCCCTTTATCCTGCGCCGCATGGAAAAGGAACCAACAAAAAGGGCCTCTCAATAA